The genomic segment TCTGATATTTGCTGCCTTAATTGCTTTCGGTTCCCTGGGTATGCGGGAGCACAGATGGGATCACAATGCAAAACCCATTCTACAACAAAGAATCGTAATAGTCACCACTCGAGAGCGGCTAGCATGGTGTGGGCAAGGGAGAAGACCAAAACCTGACATTTCTGCTggtttctctgcctctctagGCTGTCTGGGTGGAAGCAGAAGCTACTCCAGCAGAAATGCACCTCTACTGTGTAGGAAATGCtggtgtgggatttttttttttttggttctttttttcTAACAGTCTAACCTTCTGTGTTGATACATGGATGCTGGTACCTACTTACAGGGTTGCCAGATGATTAGTGCAGAATGGAGGTCCCAAGAGAAGGGATCACATGGTTTTCTCTGCCCTGTGACGTCACTAGCAGATGGCATGGGCACCAGCTCTGGCAGTTGGCATCAATGTCACTTTTTAGAGATCAATGAGATAGTGCAGATATACACAGGTCTAGAGACTCCTGGAAGCGATGCGACATTCAGACTGAAAAGATTTGGAAGACAAAAAATGAAAACTGATTATTGAAAGCAATTTAAACCTAAGGTAATCGAAATAAAGATCTATTTCAGGGGATTCTGGCTTTGCATGCAAGTGTTTAAAGATACGGTCTCATTGTCTTGTACAATGTCTGTGTTCTTTTATCACCTAGAACTTTTCATAGCATTTCATTCTTGTGATGTAATTATTGCATACTTTTGCTGGTATTATGTAACACTGCAAGTGTGTGGACATTGCTGAGAgttagcgtgtgtgtgtgtttgtgtgtgtgtgtgtggaggggggcaggtggggagggttgGTATGTGAAAAAGTATCTGTTTTCAATGTGTCTGTTTTGGgttgtgtgtttttttgttttgttgtttttttaaaaaaaaattctatggCTCAAAATGTTTTGCTGCTTTGTcgattgaaaacaaaacaaaacaaaacaaaaaaagggaaTTTGGAAAGCAGATTCTTGCCACATTTCATTCAGGATTTTGAACACACGTGCACAATTGCTGTGAGAATCCTCAGAACATTCCTGTCAGATATTAGCTGGACAGAGACTTCTGAGCCTCGCAGAACAAAAACAGTTCTGAGAGTCCTTTTTGTCTAAGTGGATTTTAAAAGCAGAAAAAGAAAACCATTACGTTACCATCCGGTTTATTCTTTAAAGGCTAATTCATTTAGACTCTTTCCCTGATTTAAAGAGGCAGCAAAAGATTTGACGTTCCCTCGTTTTCAAAAGTATATTTCCGTTAACATCAAATCCTTTTTATTTAACCGCAAAAGCAGTAATCTCACTCAGTTCTTTGCTGATCGGGGGAAATCTTATTTTTCAGGCACGAAATGATTCATTCTGCCTGTTTCCCTCTGAAAATCATTTCAGGGTAATTGCAACTTCCCTACAATTCATAACTATTTGATAGCTCACAGAAAGTTAAAGAAATTATCATTAGAAAAAAGGCAACAAAACTCAGGTGTTTGTTCCTGGAGATTCCACACTTTTAATTTTTAAGCCTGGCTTCTCTCCTCCTTTGGTACCCAGGGGATGTGGGCTAATGAAATTCTGCGTTGCTCTATCATGTTTTGCATTTCCCTGAATTCCACAGTCCCTTCTGTGTGTTAAATGCTTGTTTAGAATCAAAAGCTAATGGCcctggagggaggaatggagttTCGATAACCGTTTCACTTTGGACTTTCTCAAGCCTAGATCCACTCGTCTCCGTTAGCACACCCCACTCGTGGGTCAGATCTTTTCCTGTGAAATCATTTTCCAAGCGGTGAGAATCACGGCCGATCATTCGGGGCGGATGCTCTCGAATTATTCTCCGGGTCTGAGATGCGCCTGTTGAGAGCTCAATAAGTGGCTCTGCGTTGACGTGTCAACTTGAAAAATGAAAACCCTTTCAATGTTGTGCTGGCATTCTTTCAGGTAATTTGAGATTGTAGAAGCATGTTAACGCTACCCTTTGATGAGTCTGTTGTAATGCCAGAATCCCAGATGTGCCGAAAGTTTTCCCGAGACTCGGAAGACCTGAAGCCGATGAAGAAGCCGGAAGGCTTGGCCAAGCAGGTCGTCGTCCTGCAAGGGAAGGGTATCAAGAGGGCCAGTGGCGAGGAGagcgagaaggaagaggaggaggaagacagggaggaggaagatgggaatggcctgcccaggaggagggggctcaggaaaAAAAAGACCACCAAGATCCGCGTGGAGAGGGTCAAGTTCCGGCGGCAGGAAGCCAATGCCAGGGAGCGGAACCGAATGCACGGCCTGAACGATGCCCTGGACAATCTGCGGAAGGTGGTCCCCTGCTACTCCAAAACCCAGAAACTGTCTAAGATCGAGACCTTGCGCCTGGCCAAGAACTACATCTGGGCCCTGTCTGAAATCCTGAGGGTTGGCAAGCGGCCCGACCTGCTCACTTTCGTCCAGAACTTGTGCAAAGGGCTCTCTCAGCCAACAACCAACCTGGTGGCTGGCTGCCTCCAGCTCAATGCCAGGAGCTTCCTCATGGGCCAGGCCGGAGAGGGCCCTCACCACACCCGCTCACCCTATTCCGGCTTCTACCAGCCCTACCACAGCCCAGAGCTGGGCACCCCGCCGGGCCACGGGACTCTTGACAATCCCAAATCCGTGAAGCCCTACAATTACTGCAACGCTTACGAGGCCTTCTATGAAAGCCCCTCCCCTGAGTGCCCCAGCCCTCAGTTTGAAGGTCCCTTAAGCCCTCCCCCAATTAACTATAATGGGATATTTTCCCTGAAGCAAGAAGAGGCCTTGGACTATGGCAAAAATTACAATTACGGCATGCATTACTGTGCCATACCCCCAAGGGGTCCCCTGGGGCAGGGTTCTATGTTGAGGTTGTCCGCAGAAAACCCCTTCCCTTACGACCTACATCTGAGAAGCCAATCGCTCGCCATGCAGGATGAATTAAATGCAGTTTTTCATAATTAATGAGGAAAAGGGAAATAAACAGTGGTCAttcacctccccccagccccctaaccctgcccccttcccccaccgTCTAATTGAGACCAAACAGATGCTTCTGCCCCGTGTTAATTGGGACCGCTCATTTAAGGTGTTTACTAGTTTCTAAAGTGTGTTTCCACTCTGGTGAGGATTTTCTATGTAATAATAAATCTCTTTTCTTATGAgtaccctttccctcttcttggTCTGTGAAGCGCTGTGActctccttctcctggaaggcTTTCCattggaaaatcacttaatttgttTGAACAGTATGTCTCCACAAATATTGTCCAATAAA from the Tachyglossus aculeatus isolate mTacAcu1 chromosome 2, mTacAcu1.pri, whole genome shotgun sequence genome contains:
- the NEUROD6 gene encoding neurogenic differentiation factor 6 isoform X1 — its product is MLTLPFDESVVMPESQMCRKFSRDSEDLKPMKKPEGLAKQVVVLQGKGIKRASGEESEKEEEEEDREEEDGNGLPRRRGLRKKKTTKIRVERVKFRRQEANARERNRMHGLNDALDNLRKVVPCYSKTQKLSKIETLRLAKNYIWALSEILRVGKRPDLLTFVQNLCKGLSQPTTNLVAGCLQLNARSFLMGQAGEGPHHTRSPYSGFYQPYHSPELGTPPGHGTLDNPKSVKPYNYCNAYEAFYESPSPECPSPQFEGPLSPPPINYNGIFSLKQEEALDYGKNYNYGMHYCAIPPRGPLGQGSMLRLSAENPFPYDLHLRSQSLAMQDELNAVFHN
- the NEUROD6 gene encoding neurogenic differentiation factor 6 isoform X2 — translated: MCRKFSRDSEDLKPMKKPEGLAKQVVVLQGKGIKRASGEESEKEEEEEDREEEDGNGLPRRRGLRKKKTTKIRVERVKFRRQEANARERNRMHGLNDALDNLRKVVPCYSKTQKLSKIETLRLAKNYIWALSEILRVGKRPDLLTFVQNLCKGLSQPTTNLVAGCLQLNARSFLMGQAGEGPHHTRSPYSGFYQPYHSPELGTPPGHGTLDNPKSVKPYNYCNAYEAFYESPSPECPSPQFEGPLSPPPINYNGIFSLKQEEALDYGKNYNYGMHYCAIPPRGPLGQGSMLRLSAENPFPYDLHLRSQSLAMQDELNAVFHN